The proteins below are encoded in one region of Oreochromis niloticus isolate F11D_XX linkage group LG6, O_niloticus_UMD_NMBU, whole genome shotgun sequence:
- the LOC100694974 gene encoding E3 ubiquitin-protein ligase TRIM21 isoform X1: MRFQFAASAQLIGEGFVCGSKQILIGFLREFPPALCSNMAAASCLLTEDQLLCAICLDVFTDPVSTPCGHNFCKNCITEPVDADVPFQCPLCMKMFYPKPELQVNTLISEMVDTFRRSEQRPARQEEVFLGLGLKPMALLLCVVFLSLLWDCMKFNHPLEEMSKGEKLVKMEAEIQQTIKEIRLKVEELKRSVELGKEDADREMADGAQVFAALKEYVEKGEAKLMETIREKQRQTELQAEGFIRKMEQDIRELKKRKTEVELLSVLQLEEIAEMKEKLPKMVARVELRRVQSYAVDVTLDPDTANVYLVLSDDGKQVHDTYVEKNLPYNSERFYYTAAVLGKESFSSGRFYFEVQVEGKSEWTLGVARESINRRQDITPSPADGFWTVGLGNGNKYKAGPDVALSLQSAPKKVGVFVDYEDGLVSFYDVDTAAHIYSFTGCSFTEKLYPYFSPGLEDDGLNSAPLIITPIN, encoded by the exons ATGCGCTTTCAGTTCGCGGCATCTGCGCAGCTGATTGGAGAAGGCTTTGTTTGTGGCTCCAAACAAATATTAATCGGATTTCTTCGGGAGTTTCCGCCAGCTTTG TGTTCAAACATGGCTGCTGCCAGCTGTCTGCTGACTGAAGATCAGCTTCTGTGCGCTATCTGTCTGGATGTGTTCACCGATCCGGTCAGCACACCATGTGGACACAACTTCTGTAAAAACTGCATCACTGAACCCGTTGACGCTGACGTCCCGTTCCAGTGTCCCCTCTGCATGAAGATGTTCTACCCAAAGCCCGAGCTGCAGGTCAACACCCTGATCTCTGAGATGGTCGATACGTTCAGACGGTCAGAGCAACGGCCAGCCAGACAGGAAGAAGTTTTCCTTGGGTTAGGCTTAAAACCGATGGCACTGCTTCTCTGTGTGGTGTTTCTTTCATTACTTTGGGACTGCATGAAATTCAATCATCCTCTGGAAGAAATGAGTAAAGGGGAGAAACtggtgaagatggaggctgAAATCCAGCAGACGATCAAGGAGATCCGATTGAAGGTTGAGGAGCTCAAACGCTCAGTGGAGCTCGGTAAAGAGGACGCAGACAGAGAGATGGCAGATGGTGCTCAGGTCTTTGCTGCTCTGAAAGAGTATGTCGAGAAAGGTGAGGCCAAGCTCATGGAGACCATCAGAGAgaagcagagacagacagagctgcAGGCTGAAGGCTTCATCAGAAAGATGGAGCAGGACATCCGTGagctgaagaagaggaagacgGAGGTGGAGCTGCTCTCTGTCCTTCAGCTGGAGGAAATTGCAGAGATGAAGGAGAAACTACCCAAGATGGTCGCCAGGGTCGAGCTGCGGAGGGTCCAGAGCTATGCAGTGGACGTGACACTCGATCCAGACACAGCAAATGTTTACCTCGTCCTGTCTGATGATGGGAAACAAGTACACGATACCTATGTGGAGAAAAATCTTCCCTACAACTCAGAGAGATTTTATTACACTGCTGCTGTTTTAGGAAAAGAGAGTTTCTCTTCAGGCAGATTTTATTTTGAGGTTCAGGTTGAAGGAAAGAGCGAGTGGACTTTGGGAGTAGCCAGAGAGTCGATCAACAGGAGGCAGGACATCACACCGAGTCCTGCAGACGGTTTCTGGACTGTAGGCCTGGGTAATGGAAATAAATACAAAGCCGGCCCTGAtgtcgctctctctctgcagtctgCTCCTAAGAAGGTGGGGGTGTTTGTGGATTATGAGGATGGCCTGGTCTCCTTTTATGACGTTGATACTGCAGCTCACATCTACTCCTTTACTGGCTGCTCCTTCACTGAGAAACTCTACCCATACTTCAGTCCTGGATTGGAAGATGATGGTTTGAACTCTGCACCTCTGATCATCACTCCCATAAATTAA
- the dtd1 gene encoding D-aminoacyl-tRNA deacylase 1, with translation MKAIIQRVTKASVTVGEEQISSIGRGLCVLLGISVEDTQRDAEYMVRKILNLRLFEDEHGRAWSKSVMERDFEVLCVSQFTLQCILKGNKPDFHSAMPAELAQPFYDSILENMRSTYKPELIKDGKFGARMQVHIQNDGPVTIELTSPTGPTDPKQLSKQEKQQQRKEKTRSKGPSESGREKGAQRSRQDPNASSGAEGDVSSEREP, from the exons ATGAAAGCTATCATTCAGAGGGTCACGAAGGCGAGTGTGACAG TGGGCGAGGAGCAGATCAGCTCGATCGGACGTGGACTGTGTGTGCTGCTGGGCATATCTGTGGAGGACACGCAGAGGGATGCTGAGTACAT GGTGCGTAAGATCCTGAACCTGCGGCTGTTCGAGGATGAGCACGGCCGAGCGTGGAGCAAAAGTGTCATGGAGCGAGACTTTGAGGTTCTGTGTGTGAGCCAGTTCACCCTGCAGTGCATCCTGAAGGGCAACAAGCCGGACTTCCACTCGGCCATGCCCGCAGAACTCGCTCAGCCCTTCTACGACAGCATCCTGGAGAACATGAGAAGCACCTACAAACCGGAGCTCATTAAAG ATGGGAAGTTTGGGGCTCGCATGCAGGTCCACATTCAAAACGACGGACCGGTCACCATCGAACTGACATCACCGACCGGACCCACAGACCCCAAACAG CTATCAAAGCaggaaaagcagcagcagaggaaagAGAAGACACGCTCCAAGGGCCCCTCAGAGTCCGGCAGGGAGAAGGGCGCCCAGCGTTCTCGACAGGACCCCAACGCCAGCAGTGGGGCAGAGGGGGATGTGTCTTCAGAGAGGGAGCCCTAG
- the LOC100694974 gene encoding E3 ubiquitin-protein ligase TRIM21 isoform X2, translating to MHQRWTNSKPKQHLAETKCSNMAAASCLLTEDQLLCAICLDVFTDPVSTPCGHNFCKNCITEPVDADVPFQCPLCMKMFYPKPELQVNTLISEMVDTFRRSEQRPARQEEVFLGLGLKPMALLLCVVFLSLLWDCMKFNHPLEEMSKGEKLVKMEAEIQQTIKEIRLKVEELKRSVELGKEDADREMADGAQVFAALKEYVEKGEAKLMETIREKQRQTELQAEGFIRKMEQDIRELKKRKTEVELLSVLQLEEIAEMKEKLPKMVARVELRRVQSYAVDVTLDPDTANVYLVLSDDGKQVHDTYVEKNLPYNSERFYYTAAVLGKESFSSGRFYFEVQVEGKSEWTLGVARESINRRQDITPSPADGFWTVGLGNGNKYKAGPDVALSLQSAPKKVGVFVDYEDGLVSFYDVDTAAHIYSFTGCSFTEKLYPYFSPGLEDDGLNSAPLIITPIN from the exons ATGCATCAAAGGTGGACAAATAGTAAACCTAAACAACACCTGGCAGAAACTAAG TGTTCAAACATGGCTGCTGCCAGCTGTCTGCTGACTGAAGATCAGCTTCTGTGCGCTATCTGTCTGGATGTGTTCACCGATCCGGTCAGCACACCATGTGGACACAACTTCTGTAAAAACTGCATCACTGAACCCGTTGACGCTGACGTCCCGTTCCAGTGTCCCCTCTGCATGAAGATGTTCTACCCAAAGCCCGAGCTGCAGGTCAACACCCTGATCTCTGAGATGGTCGATACGTTCAGACGGTCAGAGCAACGGCCAGCCAGACAGGAAGAAGTTTTCCTTGGGTTAGGCTTAAAACCGATGGCACTGCTTCTCTGTGTGGTGTTTCTTTCATTACTTTGGGACTGCATGAAATTCAATCATCCTCTGGAAGAAATGAGTAAAGGGGAGAAACtggtgaagatggaggctgAAATCCAGCAGACGATCAAGGAGATCCGATTGAAGGTTGAGGAGCTCAAACGCTCAGTGGAGCTCGGTAAAGAGGACGCAGACAGAGAGATGGCAGATGGTGCTCAGGTCTTTGCTGCTCTGAAAGAGTATGTCGAGAAAGGTGAGGCCAAGCTCATGGAGACCATCAGAGAgaagcagagacagacagagctgcAGGCTGAAGGCTTCATCAGAAAGATGGAGCAGGACATCCGTGagctgaagaagaggaagacgGAGGTGGAGCTGCTCTCTGTCCTTCAGCTGGAGGAAATTGCAGAGATGAAGGAGAAACTACCCAAGATGGTCGCCAGGGTCGAGCTGCGGAGGGTCCAGAGCTATGCAGTGGACGTGACACTCGATCCAGACACAGCAAATGTTTACCTCGTCCTGTCTGATGATGGGAAACAAGTACACGATACCTATGTGGAGAAAAATCTTCCCTACAACTCAGAGAGATTTTATTACACTGCTGCTGTTTTAGGAAAAGAGAGTTTCTCTTCAGGCAGATTTTATTTTGAGGTTCAGGTTGAAGGAAAGAGCGAGTGGACTTTGGGAGTAGCCAGAGAGTCGATCAACAGGAGGCAGGACATCACACCGAGTCCTGCAGACGGTTTCTGGACTGTAGGCCTGGGTAATGGAAATAAATACAAAGCCGGCCCTGAtgtcgctctctctctgcagtctgCTCCTAAGAAGGTGGGGGTGTTTGTGGATTATGAGGATGGCCTGGTCTCCTTTTATGACGTTGATACTGCAGCTCACATCTACTCCTTTACTGGCTGCTCCTTCACTGAGAAACTCTACCCATACTTCAGTCCTGGATTGGAAGATGATGGTTTGAACTCTGCACCTCTGATCATCACTCCCATAAATTAA